From the Argentina anserina chromosome 3, drPotAnse1.1, whole genome shotgun sequence genome, the window TTGTATTATTCTCTTGAGCATAAGGGAGAAATGGTCAAGTCACATCCGAGATCCGTGACAAATGTGGCTCTCAGGTATTAACAGCCTTCTGGTTCACGGGAGTTGTTGAATTGGGTCACCACCGCTGTAGACTTGGTCGAGGGACGCCCCTACCCCTTCAGTCACTCTGTTCAGTCTTCCACATATGCATGCGTGATCAACACACACCCAACCATGCCTCGATCAGTTTGCTTCCAACTCGGTCCGTCACAAGAAAAGCTTAGCTATGTGATGATGATATATTGAAATAATTGTAGTGTTTACGTCAATTTAGTTTTCTTATACGCTTTATGCCATATATCTTTACAGCATCATGAATTATTATCAATAATTtggatatatatacatgaatgTGACGGGTCATGTGTTATAACTATTGGTCGTAGTTCCAATTCCAAAACTGCTTGTCATATTGTGCATATACTGCATATGTTAGCTGAGCTATATATCATATCAATTAGGAGCATTATTGGGTACTCCATGCAAGTGATGATGAATGCCTTAATTGGTTTGCAAGTAAAAGTTTGATGGTGGCCTAGCTAGCTGTGACATTCACTTGATAAGGATCACATCGACCGGCTAACTCTTGCTTAGTGCATTCCGTATAAAACAAACTCGATAGCGGATTTCGGATATGGCTGGCTACACATTATGTGAAACAACATATACCTAACGTCACATGGTATTCAATGTATACCCATATATATTTGAGCAACTTTAGCTAGCTTGAAGCTACAAATGAACTAAGTTGCGATTTGAATTGCAACATGCATGAATTGCAATTCCTAACTTTGTGCAAGTCGATCTTCCAAACTTTAACCTGTTTTTGGGCATAACAAAACTAAGGTTTTAGAAAGGTCTAATATAAGGGAGCTCATTCAATCGATCGATGTACATGCATGCATTAATAATGCATGCTTCGTTAGCCTCGGCAATGTGCTAGGAGTGGCGCTAACTGCATAAATGATCCAAATCACTATCTCGTGATTAATATTTGTGAGGATGGGCTAATGCTTAGAGAGGACCACTTTTGTGGAGCTAGCTAGTTAGTTTACGCacattatatttatacataggGCTTGTTACATTGCTTTCATGCATTACTAACCCGCTCTTCAATCTTCACATTATTAATTATGAGATTTATCTCTTATTATAAGACTTGAGATGAGCTAAAACACGCGCGCATGATACATATGCAAGTTAGCAAAGTCCTAATGGGATCTTATATGGAAAATGTTTTGAAGGTATTGCATATTAATTAACCTTATATCTACTTAGATAAACCCAAGATTCATATAATCACATGTGTTTTATCACTGCGTTATGCAATCCAAAGAGGCTGTACAgagatgaagtcatgaagAGATAGACATTCAACAATCTAtatatgtctatatatagatatatagatTTGATCAATAATGGACCTATCAGTTTTACATAGATATGATTGAAGATTAGCGTTGGACATGCACCGATGCACGTAAATTTACTTCGCACCCAGTCATGTTGGCTTCCAATTAATAAAGAAACTAGCGGTGGCACCCAAGAAATCATGTGAGAGTAAAAATGCAGTTTCAAATATGATCTCAGACCTCTATCTATAGTTTTAGTTTTGGTCCCGATAATCCTTAACTTAAGCTCAGTACAATGTCGAAGTATTAATTAACGAACTTCCATTATATACCAACCCTGGCATAGATCCGTCCTACCATGCATGCACCCGACCGTGATACTTGATTATTTATAATGCAAAGGTGTGTGTAATCATAAAAATGCATGAAAGCATAATTAACAAGGCGTTAGAATGAAAGCATGCATGATGTGGATTTTACGATGTTTTTTGGAATGCATCTCTTAATTTCAAGTTTACGTTTTCCTATATGATCATTTTCTTCTCGATCTTTCAATCCAGATCTCGACATTATTGTAAAAACAAGAGATATAAGAATTAGTCTGTATGAGAGGGAGAGGTGAGGTCAGTGATACTCACATGCACATGCATCTAATTGCCAGAAGAATATGGCAAGCGAAAACAGCCAAGCAAAGAGATTGATAGAGTAGAGATAGGAGCTCTTATATGCATTCTCTCATGTCATCCTCATGGTAGCTGTATGATTTAAGCCACAGGTCCTTTTACATGGCCACTTTCCAACAAAAGCTACAGCtctgtaactcaagattctggGTGTCTCATCTCCCACAGGGAGAACTCTCTCTGATCTTATTCAGATGAAGCTAAGATTGAAAGCGAAGATGACAGTGAGTCTTACTACAATTGTAATGTTTGGAATAAAACTCAACCTTACAGTAACTCCCCATCATGCCTTATTTGAGCAGCACCAAAGTAAACTTCAAGTCACTGTTTCTGGTGCGCAGCTCAAGTCGATCGCTCTATTTGATTAGTTAGTTATGGGCCTTATGGCGCACCACATGAGAAAATGAAGGAGTATAAATGAAGATATAGAAGGATGATCCCAATTCTACTAGAACTAAGTAAACAGAAAAGGACTAAGATCTGGATTTACGATTGCCCATCTACCCCGCTCTTTGCAACACTTGAGCGTTTTAGGCAGCTTATGGTGAAAAGAGAAGATAAACTAGCTTGAGTAATTATTTGGATATTattaaagaaattaaaagcttTAAGTGGATATACGTACGTCTTTGTGCTCATTCATATTAGGTCTTATTGTTTGACGCCATATTTGCTTGCAGAAATAGATTATTCAAGTAGATTACTTGATTAACTATATAATCATTATAATGCAACTTTTAATGCTCTTAAATCGTAATATCGTAGTGTAAATTGTCAATGTGCGATGATTTTAGAGGTGAATCTTCTCActtgtttgaaagaaaaatgatttaAAGTATGTACAACATTATCAATATTGTACAATTGGTATGAGATATGCACTATCGATACTAAAGAACGACACAATCACTCGTTTAAATTACTTCAACCATACATCAATAAACTGTATTGATACTAAAGAACGACACAATCATATACCTTTAAAAATACTTGAACCATTATGAATGAAAATATATCACTTCCCAATTACACGTCTACACGATCAGATATCCAACTTATTCATCACTTACCAGTTATAGGCTCTAGCTTGAAAATCTGATCTCACCAAAATGTAGCCCTAGCGCCATACTATGATTAGCCTATATAATTACCATAATGAATTCCAAAACAAATAATTACCATAATGAATTCCACTCAACTCCAACACCCATTGACTTCTCCCATCAAACAAACCCAGTCAATATCTAAGGACACACGCGAGTTTAAAACCCTAAAAACCAAGCCGACCGTTACAAGCACCTTTCTAGTTTCTATATTCAGTTCGATCACCAAACCAAAAACCCAACCAGGACCAACTTCCACGCGCCTCTTCGTCCAACGCGCCCCCGCTCTCCCTCTCCCgattttcaaatatttacCCTCCACCCCCGCGCGTGGATTCCCTCGCTCTCCCAAAAATTGGATCctcagaaaagaagaagaccgTTCCTCGAAAATTGTGCACATCTTCCCTCTCTCCTCATTTAATTTCTCTCCAAAATTActcatataatttttttaatttctcccATAAATTTTAAacctttcttttttctgttcGCAAAGTTCAAGTTACAGTGTTGAGCTAAAGCCCCACTCCATTAGGGCTACAGAGACGACTCCATAGTTTCATAGCTAGGGAGAGTTTCTTACTTTCTTAGTCTTAGTTTAGCAATGGTAGCTGGGAAAGTGAGAGTAACGATGGGGCTACAGAAGTCCCCATCCCCAGCGCGTAGTACTAAGCCAGAGCCACAGCCGCCGCCACCGAAGCCGCCGTCGCCGTCTGTAAGCTCGGGGAAGTCGTCGCAGAAGGCGGTGTTCTCCCGCTCCTTCGGCGTCTACTTCCCGCGCTCCTCCGCGCAGGTCCAGCCGAAGCCGCCGGACGTGGCGGAGCTGCTCCGGCTGGTGGAGGAGCTCCGGGAGCGGGAGTCGAGGCTCAAGACGGAGCTGCTAGAGCACAAGCTGCTGAAGGAGTCGGTGGCGATTGTTCCGGTGCTGGAGAACGAGATCTTCAACAAAGACGAGGAGATTGCGAGGGTTTCTAGAACGGTCGAGGCGTTGGAGATGGATAATATGAAGCTGAGGAGCGAGGCGGAGGCGTTCAGGGCTTCGCTGGAGGAGAGCGAGAGAAAGGTGGAGGTAATGGAGGCGAAAATGAAGGCGATTGAGACGGAGATTTCGGAGATGAAGAAAACGGCGTCGGATCGGATGATAGAGAGCGACGAGTTGATGCTGTCGTCATCGCAGAGATTTCAGGGGCTGATGGAGGTTTCTGTTAGGTCGAATCTTATTAAGAATTTGAAGAAGGGAGTGAAATGTACTGAGAGTCAGCTAAAGCTGGAACGCTCCGATTCGAAGAGAGGGGAGGTCGAGATTGAAATCCCTAGATCACACTCCAGGTCTAACTCGGAGGATTTCGCCGAGTCGACTCTGTCCACTACTCTCAGATCTCGCATCCCTAGGGTTCCGAAACCTCCACCGAgaccgtcgtcgtcgtcgtcaacCTCCGGTTCATCAACAGGAGAGCAAGCCATTCCACCCccgccaccgccgccgccgaGTCAGGCGAAAGCAGCACCTCTACCTCCGCCACCGCCGTCGCGTTCGgcgcctcctcctcctccgccgccgccgaaGGGGAGGAGGACGGTGACGGAGAAAGTGAGGCGAGTGCCGGAGGTCGTGGAGTTTTATCACTCGCTGATGAGGAGGGACTCGAGGAGAGACTCCGGTAATGGAGGTTCCGACGCACCGGCAACGGCTAATGCCCGTGATATGATCGGAGAGATTGAGAACCGGTCTGCTCACTTGCTCGCTGTAAGTTTCCGGTACTCGGTTTTGAAAGTATAATTACTGTTTTGCCACTGGTGTTAGTGCCAGTGAGAAAGATGGCCCGGCCCACTTGTCATGATCACCTTTTCCCTTGGATTATATTGCGTTTGCTTGTCAGATAAGACAGTACGTAGATTCGAATTTGATTTTGAGATTTttcaaagcaaaaaaaaaaggcgtaATTATGATGCATGTCAGTGGCAAATgttcactctttgactctGTTTGATTTGGTGTTTTGCAGATCAAAACCGATGTAGAAACGCAGGGAGATTTCATAAGGTTTTTGATCAAAGAAGTCGAGAATGCCGCGTTTACAGACATTAACGATGTGGTGCCTTTCGTCAAATGGCTGGATGATGAGCTCTCTTATTTGGTAACCATTTCATTTCCCTCAT encodes:
- the LOC126786730 gene encoding protein CHUP1, chloroplastic, with the translated sequence MVAGKVRVTMGLQKSPSPARSTKPEPQPPPPKPPSPSVSSGKSSQKAVFSRSFGVYFPRSSAQVQPKPPDVAELLRLVEELRERESRLKTELLEHKLLKESVAIVPVLENEIFNKDEEIARVSRTVEALEMDNMKLRSEAEAFRASLEESERKVEVMEAKMKAIETEISEMKKTASDRMIESDELMLSSSQRFQGLMEVSVRSNLIKNLKKGVKCTESQLKLERSDSKRGEVEIEIPRSHSRSNSEDFAESTLSTTLRSRIPRVPKPPPRPSSSSSTSGSSTGEQAIPPPPPPPPSQAKAAPLPPPPPSRSAPPPPPPPPKGRRTVTEKVRRVPEVVEFYHSLMRRDSRRDSGNGGSDAPATANARDMIGEIENRSAHLLAIKTDVETQGDFIRFLIKEVENAAFTDINDVVPFVKWLDDELSYLVDERAVLKHFDWPEQKADALREAAFGYCDLKKLQTEASSFPDHSRQPCGPTLKKMQALLEKLEHGVYNLSRMRESATKRYKVYQIPTNWMLDTEFVSQIKLASVKLAMKYMKRVSAELEIVGGGGPEEEELIVQGVRFAFRVHQFAGGFDAETMRAFQVLRDKVRSCHVQCQNQQQQKFVCKSTTPC